The following proteins are co-located in the Silene latifolia isolate original U9 population chromosome 1, ASM4854445v1, whole genome shotgun sequence genome:
- the LOC141588500 gene encoding uncharacterized protein LOC141588500, translating to MDAQRWKCSKVMADDKNCYPKLTTSLLLEKQASEFYTIVIFYIFQVEVQVACYTCGHLPSQNTTGSENDHISIIDREKDKEYKVDLSDNKDKGFDDIPKEYLAPRWSKSATSHPLSNVAGTSVLADCVSIESRHNNISELWSEVFNAVSLVEDNEEHCDVLFQMLRSFNEKLIIS from the exons ATGGATGCTCAGCGCTGGAAATGTTCTAAGGTAATGGCTGATGATAAGAACtgttatccaaaattgacaacCTCTCTCCTTTTAGAAAAGCAAGCTTCTGAATTTTACACAATCgtcatattttatatttttcaaGTAGAAGTCCAAGTTGCATGTTATACTTGTGGCCATTTACCATCACAAAACACAACTGGTTCTGAGAATGATCATATTTCAATAATTGATCGTGAGAAAGACAAGGAATACAAAGTTGATTTAAGTGATAATAAG GATAAGGGATTTGATGATATACCTAAAGAGTATTTAGCACCCAGATGGAGCAAATCTGCAACCTCCCACCCTCTTTCTAATGTTGCTGGAACATCTGTCCTAGCTGATTGTGTGTCAATCGAAAGCCGCCATAACAATATAAGTGAATTATGGTCGGAGGTATTTAATGCAGTCTCACTTGTTGAGGATAATGAGGAACATTGTGATGTGCTATTTCAAATGCTCCGGAGTTTTAATGAAAAGTTGATTATCAGTTAA